In Raphanus sativus cultivar WK10039 chromosome 5, ASM80110v3, whole genome shotgun sequence, the following proteins share a genomic window:
- the LOC108862678 gene encoding uncharacterized protein At3g06530 isoform X3: MSSSLSSQLQAIKSIVQADTEPTKRPYTRPSILFSPKEAADLDIESIHELGLKGLEVLGNKDERFKNFANDLFSHKSREIDRELLSKEENAKIDASISSYLRLLSGYLQFRASLETLEYLIRRYKVHIYNVEDVVLCAFPYHDTHAFVRIVQLITTGNTKWKFLDGVKNSGAPPPRSVIVQQCIRDMNVLEALCDYGSRTKKYQPSKPVVSFSTAVVVEVLGSVAKVDGDVVKQILPFVDSGVQSAVKGCLDQQAGALMVVGMLATKATLNENLIKRFMRSIIDIAREHAKESSDPHWLRLSFMALINLVQLQSVDLIPKKALDLLKEIRDISGVLLGLSKEFNIKRFLAVLLDSLLLYSSSDDQCLETLVSIIDNVPVDNLVDHMISKVFSTCMTQYQKNKSDPTSSTSGCWAKKILAVVSKKYSVELRAAVQKFMEDTKGQSKKDDLKLEMLSRMLDGNSDMSLPFVDSKLWFRLHHPKAAVRCAALSSLNGDLKSDRSKVENLTTIQDAIVRQLWDDDLAVVQAALSLDQLPSIVTSSSLLDALLHVVKRCVGILITGVSQNVQLATDVVALSFKIAVSSFRNQADSTEKVASAMFPFFLIHPKTWNLNLHVLTLVKDVNWPLFKNLVVDDEMKLPDIMSGNISSISMDIINSLGEALSVEPDERRIELVERACNFKLSEVLESCSNIKLTEQERNKLQKGLLIRESVSALNMNIVDQLAEAFMMHPGEVIQWLTASCQDAPLSKTLFFVLLMQSLHKMNSSSDPSQFLDVFDLCFPVLKTEWEELDFAVDLSLKELSKSSCREVLYQLCDTSDFTALNSKLLLCLFWKLVESFIKLEPAHVSSVFSGRLYSGLEDLFFFFATTRSQHVFEKHLHYRVREAQVCPVLFLTRLLSREDAPPMVQIESLKCFSYLCSSGNSEWLIQIFSSFPVLLVAMSSDNQDVKVAAMNCLEALFNLWCRVDSSKKNGSAAIYGSSFDELLEMIIQQRRLILSDKKFLSSYLTSLLSSTPKDLLVPVDLQKRFDQSTKESILSFILLCAQELPAYGKLRVLSLLKGLGILLMRDENVKSLSQLLDKRSQYYVELDKTSPPISDTEVDLLCLLLECSMMRSSSFKGQSLDDHILNALKMDCVDSEHPAIISPLITILEKLNNQYYTELNTEVQIRFVNKLVFMFRSTNGRIQNAAKEAVLRLKISCSTVVHTLDHITKQDNHVIDSLSKKKKQKKNSQSCLEEDVNGGELLRGEKALFFIASVLDMLLLKKDLAHRESLVGPLFKLLGRSMSNEWVNIASSAEETSVQPLQDVREITHASISSIQQTVLLLLKDIFDSPNMNSLKQADTTIEINVKMLVEFAQSSNDGVIRNYVFSLFTSIVNIVPDRVLDHIISILTLVGESTVTQIDSHSKSIFEEFISSVIPFWLSKTKSEEKLLEIFVKVLPDIVEHRRRSIVAYLLRVIGEQTGLPSLLVLLFQSLISRKDPAWLSNVQNSESFISDVKREWEYAFAVEICEQYTSSTWLSSLVMLLQTISKDSSSKECFFQMRLVLEFIFQKLQDPEFTFAVSLEPRNNVSVGIQQKLQELMEGCILLLQAVDSTKEKDVTSAVRKEIRMRVNDVLMTVTGVMDLSIYFRVVTSLLQQHSDSNGTRKVLGLISTRAKDSSTSKLKHKRRLPNQKRGNPWLNLDEAAVEAFGKMCEEIVNVIIETDDESGVPAKRAAISTLEVLASRLPSGHPIFSKCLASVAEGISSKNLGVSSSCLRTTGALINVLGPKALVELPRIMKNLVQQSREVSSASTTGNAAAEEQLVMLSVLVTLEAVIDKLGGFLNPHLGDIIRLMVLHPEYVSDFDKNLKSKANAIRRLLTEKIPVRLTLQPLLRIYDEAVSCGDASLVIAFDMLENLVAKMDRASIVCNHAKIFDQCLVALDIRRQNPATIQNVDVAEKSVINATVTLTKKLTESEFKPLFIRSIDWAESDIVDGSGNENKSVDRSISFYGLVNRLCESHLSIFVPYFKFMLDSIVSHLTSAGASVSTRKKKKAKLQESDDAIPPKSWHLRALVLSSLKNCFLHDTGSLKFLDANNFQVLLKPIVSQLVVEPPSGLKEHPHVPTVEEVDELLVSCIGQLAVASGSDLLWKPLNHEVLMQTRSEKLRARMLSLRSVKQMMDNLKEEYLVLLAETIPFLGELLEDVDLSVKSLSQDIITQLEKMSGEDLAQLL; this comes from the exons ATGAGTTCCTCGTTATCCTCACAGTTACAAGCCATCAAGTCAATTGTACAAGCCGATACAGAGCCAACAAAGAGACCATACACACGCCCTTCGATCCTCTTCAGTCCCAAAGAAGCAGCAGATTTAGATATCGAGTCAATCCACGAACTCGGACTCAAAG GTCTCGAAGTGCTTGGAAACAAAGACGAGAGGTTTAAGAACTTCGCGAACGATCTGTTTAGTCATAAGAGTAGAGAGATCGATAGAGAGTTGCTTAGTAAAGAAGAAAATGCTAAGATTGATGCTTCGATTAGTTCGTATCTACGGTTGCTCTCTGGCTATCTTCAGTTTCGTGCTTCCTTGGAGACTCTTGAGTATCTCATACGAAGATACAA GGTTCATATATACAATGTAGAAGATGTGGTGTTGTGTGCTTTTCCGTATCACGATACACATGCTTTTGTTCGTATTGTTCAGCTGATTACCACTGG AAACACCAAGTGGAAGTTTCTGGACGGTGTGAAGAATTCAGGTGCTCCACCTCCTAGATCTGTTATCGTTCAGCAGTGTATACGTGATATGAATGTCTTGGAGGCCTTGTGTGACTAT GGATCTCGGACTAAGAAGTATCAGCCTTCGAAACCGGTGGTCAGCTTCTCCACGGCTGTTGTCGTCGAGGTTTTAGGTTCCGTGGCCAAGGTTGATGGAGATGTTGTAAAGCAGATTTTACCATTTGTCGACTCTGGTGTTCAGTCCGCTGTGAAAGGATGTTTAGATCAGCAG gcTGGTGCGTTAATGGTTGTTGGCATGTTGGCTACCAAAGCCACACTAAATGAGAACCTTATCAAACGCTTTATGAGGTCAATCATCGACATTGCTCGTGAACATGCCAAAGAATCCTCTGATCCTCATTGGCTTCGATTGTCATTTATGGCATTGATTAATTTGGTTCAG TTACAGTCTGTTGACTTGATCCCAAAGAAAGCTTTGGACCTTTTAAAGGAAATAAG GGATATTTCTGGTGTTCTTCTAGGCTTGTCCAAAGAATTCAACATCAAGAGGTTCCTTGCAGTGTTACTggattctcttcttctttacaG TTCGTCTGATGATCAATGTCTGGAAACGCTAGTTTCGATAATTGATAATGTTCCAGTAGACAACTTGGTTGATCATATGATCTCCAAGGTTTTCTCTACTTGTATGACACAATACCAGAAGAACAAAAGTGACCCTACATCTTCTACATCTG GGTGCTGGGCCAAGAAAATTCTTGCTGTTGTTAGTAAGAAGTATTCTGTTGAATTACGTGCGGCAGTACAGAAATTTATGGAG GATACTAAAGGTCAGTCGAAGAAAGATGATTTGAAGCTGGAGATGTTGTCTCGAATGCTGGACGGGAATTCAGACATGTCCCTGCCGTTCGTGGATTCAAAATTGTGGTTCCGGCTCCACCATCCCAAG GCTGCTGTACGTTGTGCTGCGCTTTCGAGTTTAAACGGTGATCTCAAGAGTGATAGATCTAAGGTAGAG AACCTCACCACTATTCAGGATGCTATAGTGCGCCAGCTTTGGGATGATGACCTGGCTGTTGTTCAAGCCGCCCTGTCTCTTGATCAGTTGCCCAGTATTGTAACCTCTTCTAGTCTCCTGGATGCTTTACTTCATGTGGTGAAACGGTGTGTTGGGATTCTCATAACAG GAGTTTCACAAAATGTTCAACTTGCAACAGATGTCGTTGCTCTGTCCTTTAAAATTGCTGTCTCAAGTTTCCGTAATCAAGCAGACTCTACCGAGAAAGTCGCCTCTGCAATGTTTCCATTTTTCTTAATTCATCCTAAG ACTTGGAATTTAAACCTACATGTGCTGACATTGGTGAAGGATGTTAACTGGCCACTTTTCAAGAATCTTGTTGTTGATGACGAAATG AAGCTCCCAGATATCATGTCTGGAAACATATCCTCTATAAGCATGGATATTATCAATAGTTTGGGGGAGGCACTTTCGGTGGAACCTGATGAGCGTAGGATTGAGCTAGTTGAGAGGGCTTGCAACTTCAAGCTCTCTGAAGTTTTGGAATCATGCAGCAATATCAAATTGACAGAACAGGAACGCAACAAGTTGCAG AAGGGACTGTTGATCCGCGAAAGTGTGTCCGCATTGAACATGAATATCGTTGACCAGCTGGCTGAAGCCTTTATGATGCACCCTGGTGAAGTTATTCAGTGGCTTACTGCCAGTTGCCAAGATGCACCGTTGTCAAAGAcgctgttttttgttttgttgatgcAGTCATTACACAAGATGAATTCTTCATCTG atcCGAGTCAATTTTTGGATGTTTTCGACCTTTGCTTTCCTGTTTTGAAGACCGAGTGGGAAGAACTTGATTTTGCAGTTGATCTTTCTTTGAAAGAG CTGTCCAAAAGCAGCTGCCGGGAAGTCTTATATCAACTTTGTGACACCTCTGATTTTACTGCACTGAATTCAAAGCTTCTGCTCTGCTTGTTTTGGAAGTTGGTCGAGTCATTCATTAAACTTGAACCGGCCCATGTCTCTTCG GTTTTTAGCGGAAGGTTGTATAGCGGGCTTGaagatttgtttttcttttttgcaacAACCCGATCACAGCATGTTTTCGAGAAACACCTCCACTACCGTGTGAGAGAAGCCCAAGTCTGTCCCGTTTTGTTTCTCACTAGACTCTTATCACGAGAAG ATGCTCCTCCTATGGTCCAAATTGAAAGTCTAAAATGCTTCTCGTATCTTTGCTCCAGTGGGAATAGTGAATGGTTGATCCAGATATTCTCTAGTTTTCCAGTACTTTTGGTTGCCATGTCGAGTGATAATCAG GATGTTAAAGTAGCTGCCATGAATTGCTTAGAGGCGCTCTTCAACCTATGGTGCCGTGTTGACTCTAGCAAGAAAAATG GGAGTGCTGCAATCTATGGTAGTTCCTTTGATGAACTTTTGGAAATGATCATTCAACAAAGGAGGCTTATATTGTCGGACAAAAAGTTTCTCTCATCCTACTTAACATCGTTACTCAGTTCAACCCCTAAGGACTTGCTAGTGCCAGTTGACCTGCAAAAGAG GTTTGATCAATCTACAAAAGAAAGCATTCTTTCGTTCATCTTATTGTGTGCACAAGAACTTCCTGCTTATGGGAAG CTAAGAGTTCTCTCACTGCTAAAAGGTCTGGGCATCTTGCTTATGCGTGATGAAAATGTTAAGTCATTATCTCAACTTCTAGATAAACGTAGTCAGTACTACGTTGAACTGGACAAAACTTCCCCACCAATATCAGACACTGAGGTTGACTTATTGTGCCTTCTCCTAGAG TGCTCCATGATGCGTTCATCGTCGTTTAAAGGGCAGTCTCTTGATGATCACATACTAAACGCATTGAAA ATGGATTGTGTGGATTCAGAACATCCTGCGATTATCTCTCCACTTATTACTATATTGGAGAAGTTAAACAATCAATATTATACTGAACTGAACACCGAGGTTCAG ATTCGTTTCGTCAACAAGCTAGTGTTTATGTTTCGAAGTACAAATGGCAGAATACAAAATGCTGCTAAAGAAGCTGTCTTACGCCTGAAG ATTTCTTGTTCGACGGTGGTCCATACACTCGATCATATCACTAAGCAGGATAATCATGTTATTGATTCtttgagcaagaagaagaaacagaagaaaaattCACAGTCCTGCCTAGAAGAGGACGTAAATGGTGGGGAACTTCTAAGAGGAGAAAAGGCTCTCTTTTTCATTGCCTCGGTACTTGACATGCTGCTTCTAAAGAAAGATCTAGCCCACAG GGAGTCCCTTGTAGGGCCTTTGTTCAAGCTCCTAGGACGATCTATGTCTAATGAATGGGTCAATATTGCTTCGTCAGCTGAAGAAACCTCAGTCCAACCTCTCCAGGATGTCCGTGAAATAACTCATGCATCTATTTCGTCCATCCAGCAGACAGTGCTCTTACTCCTGAAAGATATTTTTGATTCTCCGAATATGAATTCTTTGAAg CAGGCTGACACAACAATTGAAATCAATGTCAAAATGCTTGTTGAGTTTGCCCAGTCCTCAAATGATGGAGTCATACGGAATTATGTCTTCTCCCTATTCACTTCAATAGTTAATATTGTCCCAGATAGAGTTTTGGACCATATTATCAGCATACTTACGCTTGTTGGCGAATCAACAGTGACACAG atTGATAGCCACTCGAAGTCGATCTTTGAGGAGTTTATTTCATCAGTTATTCCATTTTGGCTGTCTAAGACTAAGAGTGAGGAGAAGTTGCTGGAG ATTTTTGTTAAAGTGTTGCCTGATATTGTTGAGCATAGAAGGCGTTCCATTGTAGCTTACCTGCTGAG AGTTATTGGTGAACAAACTGGTTTGCCTTCTTTACTTGTCCTTTTGTTCCAGTCTCTGATTTCAAGGAAAGACCCAGCTTGGCTTAGTAATGTCCAGAACTCGGAAAGTTTTATATCCGATGTTAAGAGGGAGTGGGAGTATGCTTTTGCCGTGGAAATATGCGAACAATATACGTCTTCGACATGGCTCTCTTCCCTGGTCATGCTTCTTCAGACTATCAGCAAAGACAGTTCTAGTAAAGAATGTTTCTTTCAGATGCGGCTTGTCTTAGAATTTATATTCCAGAAATTGCAAGACCCAGAGTTTACGTTTGCAGTGTCACTTGAACCAAGAAATAATGTTTCAGTTGGCATTCAG CAAAAACTACAGGAGCTTATGGAGGGTTGTATACTTCTTCTGCAAGCTGTTGATTCCACAAAGGAGAAAGATGTGACTTCTGCGGTTAGAAAGGAAATAAGAATGCGTGTAAATGATGTCTTGATGACTGTCACGGGAGTTATGGACCTGTCTATATATTTCAGAGTTGTTACTAGCTTGCTTCAACAGCATTCAGATAGTAATGGAACTAGAAAG GTACTTGGGCTTATAAGTACTAGAGCTAAGGACTCCTCTACATCTAAACTGAAACACAAGAGAAGGCTCCCCAATCAGAAAAGAGGAAATCCTTGGTTGAACCTGGATGAGGCTGCTGTTGAAGCTTTCGGGAAGATGTGTGAGGAAATCGTCAATGTAATTATTGAGACAGATGATGAGTCGGGTGTTCCAGCTAAACGAGCTGCCATTTCTACACTGGAAGTTTTGGCTAGCAGGCTTCCCTCTGGTCATCCGATCTTCAGCAAGTGTCTTGCATCTGTTGCAGAAGGCATCAGCTCAAAGAATCTGGGAGTTTCTTCAAGCTGCCTTCGTACAACTGGTGCATTGATCAATGTTCTTGGACCAAAGGCGCTCGTTGAACTTCCACGAATAATGAAAAATTTGGTACAACAATCTCGCGAAGTGTCATCTGCATCAACAACTGGAAACGCAGCAGCGGAGGAACAGTTGGTGATGCTGTCTGTTCTAGTCACTTTGGAAGCAGTGATTGATAAACTTGGAGGTTTCCTGAATCCTCATCTTGGGGATATCATTAGACTCATGGTTCTGCATCCTGAATATGTTTCTGACTTCGACAAGAATCTCAAGTCCAAAGCCAATGCCATTAGGAGACTCCTTACTGAAAAAATACCA GTTCGCCTCACTCTGCAACCTCTTCTGCGAATATACGATGAGGCTGTTTCTTGTGGCGACGCAAGTTTGGTGATTGCTTTTGACATGCTAGAAAACCTGGTTGCAAAAATGGATAGAGCATCTATTGTTTGCAACCATGCAAAGATTTTCGACCAATGCTTAGTTGCCCTAGATATTAGACGCCAAAATCCAGCAACGATTCAGAATGTTGATGTTGCGGAGAAAAGTGTAATCAATGCGACGGTTACACTCACAAAGAAGCTAACTGAGTCTGAGTTTAAACCCCTCTTTATAAGAAGTATTGATTGGGCAGAGTCGGATATTGTAGATGGATCTGGGAATGAGAATAAGAGCGTCGACAGATCTATCTCTTTCTATGGTCTAGTGAATAGACTCTGTGAGAGTCACTT GTCGATCTTTGTACCATATTTCAAGTTCATGCTTGACAGTATTGTATCGCATCTCACCAGTGCTGGAGCATCAGTATCAacaaggaagaaaaagaaagccAAACTTCAAGAATCAGATGACGCTATACCACCAAAAAGCTGGCATCTTAGGGCGTTGGTGCTTTCTTCTTTGAAGAACTGCTTTTTGCATGATACTGGAAGTTTGAAGTTCCTCGACGCAAACAACTTCCAG GTGCTACTGAAGCCTATAGTATCTCAGCTTGTTGTTGAACCGCCATCTGGTTTAAAGGAACATCCACATGTACCAACTGTAGAAGAGGTTGATGAGTTGTTGGTTTCATGCATTGGTCAATTGGCAGTAGCCTCTGGCTCTGATCTTCTCTGGAAACCGCTGAACCACGAG GTGCTAATGCAAACAAGGAGTGAGAAGTTGCGTGCGAGGATGTTGAGTTTGAGGAGCGTGAAACAGATGATGGATAATCTGAAAGAAGAGTATCTAGTCTTGCTAGCTGAGACCATTCCATTCTTAGGTGAACTGCTGGAAGACGTTGATCTGTCTGTCAAGTCTCTGTCTCAAGATATCATCACTCAGTTGGAAAAGATGAGCGGTGAAGATCTGGCGCAACTCCTCTGA